In Solidesulfovibrio carbinoliphilus subsp. oakridgensis, the sequence CCGTATTCCAGGAAGAAGCGGTAGCGGGAGTGGGTGGCCTTGGGCGTGCGGGCGTGGCGGATGGGGCACCAGTACTGCTCGGTGCGGCCGGCCACTTCGCGCACGTAGCCGAGCAGGCCGTTGAAGTAGCCGCAGTAGGCGCAGTTGAGCTTTTCGATCCAGTTCAAATAGGACAGGGCGTAGCGGTCGATGGCGATGTACTCGCCGCGCCGGACCTTGGGGATGCCGTAGATGGGGAAGCACACCGTCTGGTAGATGCTGACCGTCAGGTCCATGAGCAGGGCCGGCAGGAGCGCGCCCCAGATGACCGGAATGGTCAGGAGCATCAAAAACCCGGACTCGTAGACGTAGGACGCCCACTTCTTGGCCAGAAGCCGGTGCTGGCGCCGCACTTCCTTGGTGAAGCGGACCTTCTCGCGCCCGATGGTGGAGCGGACATCGGCGCCGGCCTCGTCGAACGCCTCGGACAGCTCCTTCTCCAAGGCCTCCAACCGCACGATGATGTCGTCGATTTTCGTCATGTGCGTCTCCGAAGGAATTAAGATGCCTCCGGCGGCCGGGGGGGATCATCCCCCCCGGACCCCCTGGAAGGGACAGCAGGAAACAGGGCGCGAGAGGGCGACGGCAGCCCCCGGTCTCCCGTTAGGGAGGGTCCGGGAGGGGCTTAGCCCCTCCCGGCCGCCGGAGGCATCTTTTCTTCTCTTTCTCTTCCTACTTGTAATCTTTGTCGGCCGCTTTGACGGCCTGGATGAGGCGCATGAATTCGACGCCGGCGTCGTGCATGTGGGTGTAGTGCTCGGCGTAGTCGATGTCGATGCCGGACATGGACTGGGCCACCCGGATGTCGTCCAGGAATCGGGCGAGGGTGGCGGGGTCGGGCTCGGGGCCGAACTGGCGGCCGATGGCGTCCTTAATGGCGGCGCGCACGGCCGGGACGGTGTCGGGACGCAGGCGCGAGAGGATGGCGTCCAGGGTTTGGGCGGAGGCGGGGGTGAGGGTCGGGGCGGGCGAGGCGGCGCTATTGTCCAAGGTAGGCCTTCTTGATGTCCGTGTTTTCGCGCAGCCGGTCGGCCTTGTCTTCCATGACCACGGCGCCTGTTTCGAGGACGTAGGCCCGGTCGGCGAGTTTGAGCGCGATGTTGGCGTTTTGTTCGACGAGCAGGATGGTCATGCCCCGCTCCTCGTTGACGTTTCGGATGATGCGGAAAATGTGCTGGGAGATCATGGGCGAGAGGCCAAGCGACGGCTCGTCGAGGAGGAGCATTTTCGGCCGGCTCATGAGGGCCCGGGCGATGGCCAGCATCTGCTGTTCGCCGCCGGACAGCGTGCCGCCGTGCTGCCGGCGCCGCTCGAAAAGGACCGGGAAGAGGCGGTAGACGAGGCCGAGGTCGGCTTCGATGCCGTCGGCGTCGCGGCGGAAAAAGGCCCCCATGTCGAGGTTTTCGCGCACGGTCAGCCGGGGGAAGATGCGCCGGCCTTCCGGAACCTGGCAAAGGCCCATGGCCGGGAGCAGGTCGGCCCGCACGTCGGTGATGGGCCGGCCCTGGTAGCGGACGTGGCCGCTGGTCGCCTTGACGATGCCGCAGATGGTCATGAGCGTGGTGGACTTGCCCGCGCCGTTGGCCCCGATGATGGTGACGATCTCGCCCTCGCCGACGGTCAGGGACACGTCGCGAAGGGCCTGGATGCGGCCGTAGTGGGCGCAGACGCCCTGCATTTCCAGAATTGCGGCCACGGCTACTCCGAATCGTCCGAACGTTTGCCAAGACGCGCCGCCGGCCACAGGCCGGCCGGGCGCACGAGCATCATGAAGGCCATGGCCCCGCCAAAGGCCAACATGCGGTAGAGCTCGAATCCCCGGAAGACTTCCGGCAGGGCGACCAGGGCCAGGGCCCCGAGGATGACGCCCGGAATCGAGCCCATGCCGCCGAGAACGACCATGGCCAGCACCATGGCCGACTCGATGAAGGTGAAGCTTTCCGGGCTCACAAACCGCATCCGGGCCGAGAAAAAGGCTCCGGCCAGGCCGCCGAAGACCGCGCCCAGGGCGTAGGCCAGGAGCTTGAACCGGAAGGTGTCCACCCCCATCAGCTCGGCCGCGGTCTCGTCCTCGCGGATGGCCTCGAAGGCCCGGCCGATGCGCGAATAGTTGATGCGGTAGACGGCTACGATGGTGAAAACGGCCAGGGCCAGGATGACGTAGTAGAGGTATTCGAGCTTTCGAAGGAGCAGGTACTCGAAGGAAAAGGAGCCGTCCGTGAAGGAGGGCACGTAGACGCCCGGGGCCTTGATGCCGAGCAGGCCGTTTGGGCCGCCGGTCAGCGCCATCCAGTTGTTGAGCACGATGCGCACGATCTCGCCGAACCCGAGCGTCACGATGGCCAGATAGTCGCCGCGCATGCGAAGCGTCGGGTAGCCGATGATGCAGCCGGCCACGGCCGCGAACAGGGCGCAGACCGGCAGGCAAACCCAGAAGGGCAGGCCGAAGTGGATGGAGAGCAGGGCGTAGGTGTAGGCCCCGACGCCGTAAAAGGCGATGTAGCCGAGGTCGAGCAGGCCGCAGAGACCGACCACGACATTGAGGCCAAGGCCGAGGCAGATGTAGACCAGGACGTTTATGGCCACGTCCTGGGCGTACCGGTTGGTCAGCATGGGATAGGCCAGGGCCAGGGCCAGGAGCGGCGCCAGGAGCATCCATCGGGGGGCCCGGGAGAGGGTGCCGCAAACGGCGTCGCGGGCCTGGCCCAGGGGCCGCAGCACCGGATCGAGGGAGCCGCGCTTGCCGAGCCGGTAAAGGACGAAGCAGATGGTCGCGGCCACGGCCACCCGCAGCCAGACCAGAAAGGAGTCCTCGAAATGGAATCCGCCGTCGCGGATGCCCATGAGCGGCCACAGGAGGAGGTAAAACCAGGCCAGGCCCAGCCCGAAATACAGCCAGGATTTCCTAGACCCGCGTGTCATCGACGTTTTCTCCCATGATGCCGGTCGGCATGAAATAGAGCACCAGGATGAGGATGACAAAGGCGAAGACGTCCTTGTACTCGCCGCCGTGGGGAATGTAGGCGGCGGCCAGGATCTCCACCATGCCGATGACGAGTCCGCCGATCATGGCCCCGGTGATGTTGCCGATGCCGCCCAGAACGGCCGCGGCAAAGGCCTTGATGCCCGGGACGAAGCCCATGTCGTAGCGCACCGAGCCGTAGTAGAGGCCGACCATGATGCCGGCGGCGGCGGCCAGCATGGCGCCGATGGCGAAGGTGGTGCTGATGACCCGGTCGGAATTGATGCCGACCAGGGCGCTCATGACCTTGTCCTGGGCCGTGGCCCGCATGGCCTTGCCGATGCGGGTCTTGTAGACCAGGGCATTGAGGAGAAAAAGAAGCAGGGCGGTGACGCCGATGATGCCGATCTGCATGTAGTTCAGGCGAAGGCCCCAGAATTCGAACCCGCCCTGGGTGAATTCCG encodes:
- a CDS encoding ABC transporter ATP-binding protein, yielding MAAILEMQGVCAHYGRIQALRDVSLTVGEGEIVTIIGANGAGKSTTLMTICGIVKATSGHVRYQGRPITDVRADLLPAMGLCQVPEGRRIFPRLTVRENLDMGAFFRRDADGIEADLGLVYRLFPVLFERRRQHGGTLSGGEQQMLAIARALMSRPKMLLLDEPSLGLSPMISQHIFRIIRNVNEERGMTILLVEQNANIALKLADRAYVLETGAVVMEDKADRLRENTDIKKAYLGQ
- the livM gene encoding high-affinity branched-chain amino acid ABC transporter permease LivM, yielding MTRGSRKSWLYFGLGLAWFYLLLWPLMGIRDGGFHFEDSFLVWLRVAVAATICFVLYRLGKRGSLDPVLRPLGQARDAVCGTLSRAPRWMLLAPLLALALAYPMLTNRYAQDVAINVLVYICLGLGLNVVVGLCGLLDLGYIAFYGVGAYTYALLSIHFGLPFWVCLPVCALFAAVAGCIIGYPTLRMRGDYLAIVTLGFGEIVRIVLNNWMALTGGPNGLLGIKAPGVYVPSFTDGSFSFEYLLLRKLEYLYYVILALAVFTIVAVYRINYSRIGRAFEAIREDETAAELMGVDTFRFKLLAYALGAVFGGLAGAFFSARMRFVSPESFTFIESAMVLAMVVLGGMGSIPGVILGALALVALPEVFRGFELYRMLAFGGAMAFMMLVRPAGLWPAARLGKRSDDSE
- a CDS encoding branched-chain amino acid ABC transporter permease, whose product is MEYLIQQLINGLTLGGVYALVALGYTMVYGIISLINFAHGEIFAAGGYMGVILLSYLASHGLMESHPWFGLAFALVLAMGYCAMLAMAVEKVAYKPLRGSSRLSVLLSALGMSIFLQNGLMLTQGVYDKAYPTEFTQGGFEFWGLRLNYMQIGIIGVTALLLFLLNALVYKTRIGKAMRATAQDKVMSALVGINSDRVISTTFAIGAMLAAAAGIMVGLYYGSVRYDMGFVPGIKAFAAAVLGGIGNITGAMIGGLVIGMVEILAAAYIPHGGEYKDVFAFVILILVLYFMPTGIMGENVDDTRV